The proteins below are encoded in one region of Chthoniobacterales bacterium:
- a CDS encoding SLC45 family MFS transporter, translating to MQHKPHLSFWQIWNMSFGFLGIQFGWGLQMANMSSIYQMLGAKESELPLLWLAAPVTGLIVQPIIGYMSDRTWNRLGRRRPYFLVGAILASIALVFMPNSGTIWMAAGLLWILDASVNVSMEPFRAFVADKLPEEQRKQGFAVQSLFIGLGAVLSSALPFVLANWFGVAGTAPEGQIPPAVHIAFYTGAAAFLLAVLYTVATTPEYPPEDMAAFERMKAGHKGVGGFMREFIDGLKTMPATMRQLAWVQFFTWMGLFCMWIYFSPAIAHHVFGAVKDTPQYKDLVAQAGQWTGVSFSVYNGVCFVFSFFLLALARRFPAKTIHIGCLVLGGLGLVSVAFITQKEMLLLSMAGVGIAWASILSMPYAMLSNCLPAEKMGFYMGVFNFFIVLPQIAIALGLGEVLAHFPQVDALWVVVGGGLSFLLAALLTLRVHSSEPAPATGSAAR from the coding sequence ATGCAGCACAAACCGCATCTCTCTTTCTGGCAAATCTGGAACATGTCGTTCGGATTCCTCGGAATCCAGTTCGGATGGGGCCTGCAGATGGCCAATATGTCGTCAATCTACCAGATGCTTGGCGCGAAGGAGTCGGAGTTGCCTCTTCTCTGGCTGGCTGCTCCCGTCACCGGATTGATCGTGCAGCCGATCATTGGCTACATGAGCGACCGCACGTGGAACCGGCTCGGACGCCGCCGCCCTTATTTCCTCGTCGGTGCGATCCTTGCTTCGATCGCCCTGGTTTTCATGCCGAACTCCGGCACGATTTGGATGGCGGCCGGGTTGCTCTGGATCCTCGATGCTTCGGTCAATGTTAGCATGGAACCGTTCCGCGCCTTCGTGGCTGACAAGCTTCCCGAGGAGCAGCGCAAACAGGGCTTCGCCGTGCAAAGTCTCTTCATCGGTCTCGGGGCGGTGCTTTCCTCCGCGCTGCCCTTCGTCCTCGCCAACTGGTTCGGCGTGGCCGGCACGGCACCGGAGGGACAAATCCCCCCGGCCGTGCACATTGCCTTTTACACGGGAGCCGCGGCATTCCTGCTCGCCGTGCTCTACACCGTAGCGACCACGCCGGAATATCCGCCGGAAGACATGGCCGCTTTCGAGCGCATGAAAGCCGGTCACAAGGGCGTCGGCGGGTTCATGCGTGAATTCATCGACGGGCTGAAAACGATGCCTGCCACGATGCGGCAGCTGGCCTGGGTCCAGTTTTTCACCTGGATGGGACTTTTCTGCATGTGGATCTATTTTTCCCCGGCCATCGCGCACCACGTGTTCGGCGCGGTGAAAGACACGCCGCAATACAAGGACCTCGTCGCGCAGGCCGGGCAGTGGACCGGCGTGAGCTTCTCCGTCTACAACGGCGTCTGCTTTGTCTTTTCCTTTTTTCTCCTTGCCTTGGCACGCCGATTCCCGGCCAAAACCATCCACATCGGCTGCTTGGTCCTGGGCGGACTCGGTTTGGTCTCGGTCGCGTTCATCACGCAGAAGGAGATGCTGCTTCTGTCCATGGCCGGCGTGGGGATCGCCTGGGCCTCGATTTTGTCCATGCCCTACGCCATGCTCTCGAACTGTCTCCCGGCGGAGAAGATGGGATTTTACATGGGCGTCTTCAATTTCTTCATCGTGCTTCCGCAGATCGCCATCGCGCTCGGACTGGGCGAAGTGCTGGCGCATTTTCCGCAGGTGGATGCGCTCTGGGTCGTGGTCGGCGGCGGCCTGAGTTTCCTGCTCGCTGCGCTGCTCACTTTGCGCGTGCACTCGTCGGAACCGGCCCCCGCGACCGGGAGCGCGGCCCGATAA